In Mercurialis annua linkage group LG6, ddMerAnnu1.2, whole genome shotgun sequence, the following are encoded in one genomic region:
- the LOC126687466 gene encoding glycine-rich cell wall structural protein-like — protein sequence MTERDNNSPSGVGDAVLPGVRGAATMGARGAAVLGAAMSKAALPGAGGAAMSGVSGATVLGGVGSSSVCGVGNSSVGGVGNSRAGSRRGSITGSRRGSSVGGSSARSSPTT from the exons ATGACAGAAAGAGACAACAATTCACCATCGGGAGTCGGAGACGCAGTGTTACCGGGAGTAAGAGGAGCAGCAACAATGGGAGCAAGAGGGGCAGCAGTGTTGGGAGCAGCAATGTCGAAAGCAGCATTACCAGGAGCAGGAGGAGCAGCAATGTCGGGGGTGTCGGGGGCAACAGTGTTGGGGGGTGTCGGAAGCAGCAGTGTCTGCGGTGTCGGGAACAGCAGTGTCGGCGGTGTCGGAAACAGCCGTGCCGGTAGCAGGAGGGGCAGCATTACTGGGAGCAGGAGGGGCAGCAGTGTCGGGGGCAGCAGTGCTAGAAGCAG CCCAACAACATGA